The Campylobacter concisus DNA window CCACGCCAGTTCCTAACGAGTGGCGAGATGCAGCGCCTGCGCCTGTGCTTATAACCATCGGGAAAACGCCTAGAGTAAATGCAATTGATGTCATTACAATTGGTCTAAAGCGAAGTCTAGCTGCATTTATCGCTGAGTCAAATATACTCTTACCGCTATCACGCTCTTGCATTGCAAACTCTACGATCAAAATGGCGTTTTTAGCCGCTAGACCGATGAGTAGCAAGAGTCCGATCTCAAAGTAGATGTCATTTGTTAGCCCTCTTATCCAGACTGCTAGCAATGAACCAAATACCGCAAATGGTACGGCTGTGATAACCGCAAGTGGAATGAGCCATCTCTCGTACTGAGCAGCAAGGATGAGAAATACAAAGATCATACCAAAGATAAAAGCAACTGTGCCTGTTCCTTGAGAATTTACCTCTTGATATGCCGTTCCCGCCCAGCTTATAGCGTAGTCCTCGCTGCTTAGCGTATCATTTACGACCTCTTGGATCGCTCTTATCGCATCACCTGATGTGTAGCCAGGTTTTGGATCGCCCATGATCTTAGCTGATGGAAAGAGGTTAAATCTATCAACGATATCAGGTCCAATCGTTCTTGTAAGTGTTGCTACTGAATTTAGTGGCACCATGCCGCCATCATATGATCGGACGAAAATTTTTCTTAGATCCTCAGGATTATTTCTAAAACTTTCCTCGGCTCTTGCATATACTCGGTAAGACTTACCAGCAAGATTGAAGTCATTTATATAGTAAGAGCCAAAAGTAGCTGCTACCGTGCTAAAAATTTCGCTCTCACTTACGCCAAATAATTTAGCTTTTTCTTTATCAACTGTTATCTTGAACTGACGATAATTTGTCTCAAGCGTGGTTCTAACATTTGTTAGTTCAGGTCTTGCATTAGCTATTGCTGATACTTTTCTAGCGTCTGCTTCTATCTCGTTGTAACTCTTGCCGCTTTTATTTTGTAGATACATCTCAAAGCCACCAGTCATTGAAAGACCCATGATAGGTGGTAAATTTACAACGAATGTCATTGAGTTTTTTGAGCCCCAAAGCATACCATTAAACTGGCCAGCTAATGTATCAGCTCCATTGTTAGCGCCTTTTCTCTCACTCCAATCTTTTAGCTTTATAAAGCTAACGGCTGAATTTTCCCTAAGCGAGCTAGCTAGTATGTCATAACCTGCAAAAGCCATAGTGAACTCAACATTTGGATTGCTTAAAATGGCGTTGCTAATCGAGACTACTTCTTCTTTTGTCTTTAGCATATTTGTTGAAGGCGGAAGTGAGGTGATAACCATTAAAGCACCCTTGTCTTCTGAAGGCACAAGCCCTTTTGGCACAGCATCAAATAGCTTATAAGTGGCAAATCCTAAAATACCAATTACAATAAAGCTAATAATAATATGCCTTAAAATTTTAGCCACTCCAGCCGTAAAGAGTCTAGTGCTAAAGTCAAAGAAGTCGTTAAATTTCTGAACTATCCAAAATGGCTTACTCTCCTGTTTCTTAAGCATAACCGCACAAAGCGCTGGCGTAAGAGTAAGAGCAACAAAGCCTGAGATACAAACAGAAACAACAAGCGTTAGAGCAAACTGCTTTTGTATAACGCCAACAAAGCCCTCCATGAAAGAGACTGGCACGAAAACAGCACAAAGCACGAGTACGATAGAGATAACTGGAGTTTGTACCTCTTCCATCGCCTTAAACGTCGCGTCTTTTACGCTGATCTCTTTATCTTCATGCAAAATTCTCTCGACATTTTCTATGACGATAATAGCGTCATCTACGACGATACCTATGGCAAGAACTAAGGCAAAAAGTGTAATCAAATTTATACTAAAACCCATCACATAAAGTCCGCCAAATGTACCTATGATAGATACTGGCACGGCAAGCATCGGAATGATAGTCGCACGAAAACTTTTTAAGAAAAAGTACATTACGATTAAGACGAGTACCATCGCTTCAATGAAAGTTTTTATAACCTCATCAATTGAAACATCTATAAATTCTGTTGGATTGTAAGCTATGGTGTGCTCTAGTCCAACAGGATAAGTTTTCTTTAGCTCATTAAGCTTTTCTTTTACAGCATTTGCGGTAGCAAGAGCATTCGCATCGTTTTGTAAAAATAACAAAAGAGGAATAGCCGGCTTGCCGTTTAACATCGCATCGTTAGCATAGCTAGCTGCTCCAAGCTCTATGGTAGCTACATCTTTTAGCTTCAACACTGATCCATCGGAACTTTTAATTATTATATCGCCAAACTGAGCTGCATTTTTAAGACGTCCATCGGTACGAACAGAATAAACATAAGGATTACCACCATCCGATGGCTGTTCGCCTATCTTGCCAGCAGCGTATTGTGAGTTTTGAATTTTTACTTGAGAAATGACGTCGCTTGGAGTTAGTTTAAAATGAGCTAGTCTATCTGGCTTTAGCCAAATTCTCATAGAATACTCTTTAGTACCTATCAATACTGTATCACCTATGCCACTAACCCTTTTTATCTCATCAGCAATATTTAAATTTACATAGTTATATAGTTCGATCAAATCCATATTTGGATTTGTAAAGCCAACAACTTGAAGGATCGAGCCACTTCTTTCGCGCACTGTTACGCCCATATTTTGCACTTCTTGAGGCAGCCTTGAAAGAGCAGCTTGCACGCGGTTATTTACATCGATCGTAGCTTGTTTTGACGATGAGCCGATCTTAAAATATACGCTTATATTCATAGTACCTGCTGAGCTTGATGTGCTTTGCATATAGAGCATATTTTCAACGCCATTTATCTGATCTTCGATCGTACTTGCGACTGAGTCGGCGATAGTCTGCGCATCGGCACCGCTATATGTCGCACTTACAGAGACAGTAGGTGGAGTAAGACTTGGATACTCCTCTATTGGAAGCCCCTTGATACCCATAAAACCTGCTATAACTATGATGATAGATATAACAGTCGCAAATATCGGGCGGTTTATAAAAAATCTTGAAAACATCTATCTGCCTTTACTTGCTACTTGTAGCGTTTACATCTTTGCCGTTTATAAATTCCGCACTTAGGTCTTTATCAGTTTCAACTGGTGCACCAACTCCGATTTTAAGGAAGTTATTAACGATTATCTTATCGCCATCTTCAAGACCTTCAGTGACTGCTACCATATTTTTTGTTTGATATCCTGTTTTTACATTTTTTTGGCTTACTTTGCCATCTTTTACGACTAAAACATAAGAGTTTGTAGCGCTTTGTTGAAGAGCAACTTGTGGGATGTTAAAGGCATTTTTTTGAACAAATCCACTCATCTTTATATGACCAAACGCACCTGGTAAAATTTTACCTTCACTATTATCAAAGCTAGCCTTTGCTAAAACGCTGCCAGTTGCGGTATTTACGACGTTATCTATAAAATTTACTTTACCATTAAAATTTTCGCCATTGACGCTTAACACAGCATCACTATTTAGCTGTTGCCACGAGCCGTTATCCAAATTTGTCTTTCTAGTTAGATTATCCACATCAGCGATATAAAATTCTGCTTCAATAGGATTTATTTTTGTAAGTCTTACAAGCTTTGTTTGGTTTGCTATGACAAGCGAGCCAACATCTACTTGGTTATCACCCACTACGCCGTCAAATGGCGCTATGATAGTCGTGTAACCAAGGTCGATTTTTGCATTTTTTAAATTTGCTTTTGCGCTTACTAAATTCGCATTTGCAATGTCATAGGCTGCAACTGCTGCGTCATAGTCTTTTTGAGAGACTGCATTTTTCTTATAAAGGGCAGAAATTCTTTTAAACTCGGTCTCGGCATTTTTCAAATTTGCATTTGCCACGCCAACAGAGGCATCAAGTGAGTCAAAGCTAGCTTGATATTTTTCTGGATCTATTAAAAATAACTTATCGCCCGCTTTTACTTTACTTCCTGGCTTAAAAAACTGCTTTATGATCGTGCCGCCAACCTTTGGATAGATGATGACATCTTGACTACTTGCAACCGTTGCAGTGTAATCAAAACTAATAGGTATGTCTGTTTTTTGTGCGATAAAAATATCCACATGAGATAGTGGCATCTGGCGACCTGCTGCCGCTTTATTCTCTTTATTTTCGAAACAACCACTTAGAAATAAAACTGCAACCGAAAGCACAAGAGCACTTTTAAAATTTGCCATAAAAACCTCTCTTAATTTTAAATTTTAATATCATATTTAGTTTTTGTAATAATTGTTACAAAAATTTAAAGTTCTCGATTCTATTAGAAAACAAATAAAAAGTCAATTTTATTTTTTACTAATTCCATTCAAAAACAACTCAACACACAAGCCAATATGCTTTTTACGTTCTTTTTCACTAAGCTTTGGTTCTTCATTTATCAAAAGCGAATCGTAGTAATAAGCTCCTATCACACTTTGTATAAAGTACTTTGCAGCAAATTTGGCTGAAAATTTTGAATCAAGTTTGGCTTTTACCTCATCTCTTTCAAAGAAATTTATAAGCACAAGATCGATCTTTTTTAAAATTTGATCCAAAAACGTCTTACCAAGTTTGCCACCATTTTTAGAACCCTCACTCATCATTATCCTACCAAGAGAGATATGCCTTTTGCTACAAACGATAGAAAATATTATGGTTGCAAATTTAGTTAAAAATTCCTCCAAGCTGTGAGAAATTTTAAGATCTATTTTCTCATCGATCTCTTTTATAAGGCTATCTATCTCTTGCTCAACGATCGCCTCAAAAAGCCCCTCTTTGTTCTCAAAAAACGTATAAATGCTAGAAAGCGATCCACCACTTATCGCTACGATGTCGCTTAAGCTTGTCTTTTCGTATCCTTTTTCTAAAAATAGCTCAAGTGCTGTTTTTACAATAAGTTCGTATCTTTTTTTTACCCTTTTCTGATATCGCCATCTTGCTTCCTGTTAAATTTTTGCCATTTTATCATCTTTTAGGATAGATAAAAGTACTTTGCCTTTGCACGCTGATAGCTGGCTCATCGGTGGCATAGGCTTTTATATTTATATGTTTTAAAAGATCTTTATCGCTTAAATTTTCATTTTTTGATTTTAATGTGACAATGACTCGTTGCTTTGCACCAGCTTTTAATATAAATGGCTTATTTGGACGAGAAATTTCTATATTCTTATCATCTACTTCAAAGTAAAAGGCATGCTCTTTATTTTGTGTATTTTGCACCAAAAATACGTAAGAATTTTCGACTTCATTTTCGCCTAAAATTTTATAAAGCTCACTTGTTCTATTTATGTTTAAAAGCATACTTTCTTTTTTTCCACTCATCAATGCCCCAGCTGTCAAAACAATGCCCAAAATAACGAGATAAGCAACCGTTCTAAAGCGTAAAATTTTGACTCTTTTTTGCTCTTTTATAGAGTTTATACTTCTCCACTCAATAAGTGAACTTTCATCAAAATGCTTCATCACTTTAGCACAAGCATCGCTACACTCTAGACAATTTATGCATTCAAGCTGCATACCTTTTCTTATATCAATGTGCGTTGGGCATACTCTTACGCACGCCTCGCAGCCAGTACACAGCGCGCCTTCTTCTTTTGGTTTTTTAAATTTCTCTTTTCCGTTATAGATTACGCCACCTCTTTTTTGATTGTAAATAACTTGGATCGTATCGTTATCAAACATCACTGATTGCACCCTAGCGTAAGGACAAACATAAATACAAAAATTTTCTTTTAAAATGATGACATCATAAACTAACCAAATAGCAATAACAAGCCAAAATGCAAGCAAAACTCCATGTTCGCTTGGCTCTTTTAAATAAGCAAAAAAATCAAGCGGTGGCACAAAATACCATAGAAAATTTGCCGAAATAACAAGAGCTAAAACACACCAAATTCCAACTGCTAAAGCACGCTTTAAAATTTGTCCTTTTGGCTCATTTTGTTTATTTTGGATATTTTTTCTGATCTTTAAAATTTTAGTTTGCAAAAGGTCACGAAATATCGTTCTAAAAATAGTTTGCGGACAGCTCCAACCGCACCAAACGCGCCCTGCAAGTGTCGTTAGAAAAAATATGCTTAAGAACAAAATAATAAATAAAAATGGCAACAAATAAAGCTCTTGCATATCAAATTTTGTAAAAAAGAGATCAACTCTACTTTTATCAAAACTTAGTAAAAATAACTGTGCATCATTTACCCTGATAAATGGCAAAACAAAGACAAATAGCGTGATACAGGCAAAAAAAATGTAACGCCTCTTGGCGTAGCTAAGATGAAAATCCTTTGACATAATAAGCCTTTTTTGAAATTTTATGATTATAAAGCTTATGGCATTAAAAGAGTTTTAAAAAAAAATAGTTAAAAGCTTAAATTTATGAAAATTAAACTATACTCACGGCTTATTTTAATCTGAAAGGTGGTGAGGACGTTGCCTGGTATTAAGGTACATCCTAACGAGTCATTTGACGAGGGTTACAGAAAGTTTAAGAAACAAACTGACCGTAACTTAGTAGTAACTGAAGCAAGAGCTAGACGCTTCTTTGAGCCTAAAACTGAGATCCGCAAAAAACAAAAAATTGCAGCTCGCAAGAAAATGCTTAAACGTCTTTATATGCTTAGACGCTACGAGTCAAGACTCTAAAACCAAGACAAAGAGGGCTTTGCTCTCTTTGTTTAACTCTTCTTTTAGCCTTATTTTTTTATAATCAAAGCAATTTTTTTATTTTATTTTAAACGGAAATTCGATGCAAAAGCTAGCTATAAACGAAGCTGCAGAAATTTTAGGCATAACAAAAGAAGCAGTCTATAATAGAATCCGCCGTGGTTCTATAAATACAGTCATTGAAAATGGCATAAAATTTGTCATCCTTGATGAGAAACCAAGTAGCGAAAAAGCCACAAAATCCGCTCCAAAAAGCACAAAAATTAAATCCCAAAATGATGAGTTTGTAAATTATTTGCTAAATGAGTTAAGCGAGTTAAAGAGCTTAAATTTAAACTTGCAAGCCGATAAAGATAGGCTTTTTAAAGAAAAAGAGCAGATGTTAATCGAGCGAAAAAATGAAATTTTGCAAATTTATAAAGATAGAGATGAGAAGCTCATGCAGTTTTTAAATGCTATGCAAAGGCCGCTTTTAGCACAAAAAAATGACGATATGCCAAATAATGAAGCGATAGAGGCTGAGATAGAAAATGAGTCAAAATGGATAAATTTAAGTGAATTTTTAAAGGAGTTAAATCTAAAGCCAAAGGCAACGAAAAAGGCCAGTGAAAAGATAATAAAAAACATACACCGCTCCAAATTTATAAAATTTAAACGAGGGGTGATACTTGTTAGAAGACATAAAAATTTAAAAGAGTTGATAGGAGAGATATGAAACACATTAAAAAGATAGCTACTTATGCTGCGGTAGGCGGATTTGGTGCGATCGTTATGGCTGGCCTTGCTGGTTGTGGCAGTAACAATGGCGGTGATGAAAACGCACTAAATGAGGTTGCACAAAAAAATGGTGCCTTTGTCATCATCGAAGAGAGCGCACCTGGCGTTTATAAAATCTTAGAAGAGTACCCAAGCACCGAAACTAGGGTCGTGCTAAAAGATATCAACGGCACTGAGCGTGTGCTAAGTAAAGACGAGATCGATAAGCTCCTAGCTCAAGCAAACGCAAATATCGACAATGGCACTTCAAATTTAACAAAAACGAGTGATGCACAGCTAAGTAGCGGCAGTCTAAGCCTTGGTGAGACGATACTTGCCTCAGCAGCCGGTGCGATACTTGGTAGCTGGATAGGTAGCAAGCTTTTTGGAAATCAAAATTTCCAAGCTACTCGTCAAAATTCTTACAAAAATCCAAGCGCATACACAAGAAGCGTTGATAGCTTTAATAAGCAAAAAGCGGCAAATTCTGCTGCAAGAAGCAGTGGCGGCAAGAGTGGATTTTTCGGTGGTGGCTCAAAATCAAGCTCTAGCTCATCAAGCTTTGGAGGCTGAAAATGATAAATTTAAGAAAAATCACTCCGTTAAATAACGAATTTATGGAAAAAATCGGCTTTGCATGGCATACAGATAACGATAACAGCTCATATATCGCAGATGAGATCGTACAGGTAAAAGCAAGTGAAGCGGATGCTTACTATGAAGCGGCAAATGAGCTATACGATATGTATGTAAATGCTGCTCAGTACGTCATTGACAACAACCTTTTTCACGAGATAGGCATACCATTTAATCTCGTTGATAGCATCAAAAAAAGCTGGGAAAATGACGTTCACTGGCACCTTTATGGCAGGTTTGATCTAGCGGGTGGGCTTGATGGCAAGCCGATAAAACTGATCGAATTTAACGCCGACACGCCAACGGCAGTCTTTGAGACGGCGATCATCCAGTGGGCGATGCTAAAGCTAAATCATATGGATGAAGCAGAACAATTTAATAACCTTTATGAGGCTCTAAAGCAAAATTTTAAGCGTCTAATAACTCTTGGCGATGATAATGTAAATTTTGAGGATGTTTACGAGGGCTGGGGGATACTATTTAGCTCTATCGCTGGCAGTATCGAGGATGAGCAAACCGTGAAATTACTACAATACATCGCAAAAGAGGCTGGATTTAAAACCGACTTTGCCTACGTTGATGAGGTCGTTTTTAACGATGATGAGGGCATTTTTAAAGGTGATGAAAATTTCGAGTACTGGTTTAAGCTTGTGCCTTGGGAGAGCATAGCGATCGATGAGGGCGAGCTAGCACTCATACTTTCAAATATCATCAAAAACCAAAAAGCCATTATCATAAATCCAGCCTACACACTACTTTTTCAAAGTAAGGGAATTTTAAAAATTCTTTGGGATCTTTATCCAAATCATCCACTCTTACTTGAGACTTCAAACGAGCCACTAAAAGGCAAAAAATATGTGAAAAAGCCGGTATTTGGCAGAGAAGGAGCTAACGTCTCAATACACGATGAAAACGGTGCGCAAATAGCAAGTAATGACGGCGAATACGACTCAAATAAAGCCATTTATCAAGAATTTTACGAGTTTAATCAAGATGAAAGAGGCGATAACTACCAAGCAGGCGTATTTTACGCTTATGAAGCGTGTGCGCTTGGATATAGAAAGGGCGGCAAAATTTTAGATAACTACTCTAAATTTGTAGGACATTTCATTAAGGACTAAAGATGAAAATCGTTTGTTTAGACGCGGCCACGTTGGGAGAGAACGTAGATCTTAGTGTTTTTAAGAAATTTGGCGAGTTTATCAGCTATCAAAAAACAAAAAGCGAAGAGATCGTGCCTCGTCTAAAGGGCGTTGATGTGGTCATCACAAACAAGGTCATCATCGACAAAGCCGTGATGGAGGCGACAAATTTAAAGCTCATTTGTATAAGCGCAACTGGCATGAATAATGTCGATTTGGAGCATGCAAAAGCTAAAAACATAGCTGTTAGAAACGTCGCTGGCTACTCAACCGCAAGCGTCGTGCAACACACGTTTGCGATGCTTTTTGAGCTAACAAATCACATCAAATTTTATGACGAATACGTTAAAAGCGGAGAGTGGGTGAAGAGTGAAATTTTCACCTATCTTGGCGCAGATATCAGCGAGATCGCTGGCAAAGAATTTGGCATCATCGGACTTGGCGAGATAGGGCGTGGCGTGGCGGTAGTTGCACGTGCATTTGGTGCAAATGTGAGCTACTACTCGACAAGCGGAGCAAATAAAAATAGCGAATTTGCGCAAAAAAGTTTAGACGAGCTACTAAGAAGCAGCGACATCATCAGCATCCACGCACCACTAAACGAAAAGACTAGAAATTTACTAGGCACAAACGAGATAAATTTGCTAAAAGATGATGCGATAGTGCTAAATTTAGGACGTGGCGGCATAGTGGACGAAGCGGCTATGGCAAGGGCGATAGATGAGAGAAATTTACGCTTTGGTACGGACGTTTTGGAGAGCGAGCCAATGAGCAAAAATAGCCCATTTTTAAATGTAAAAAACAAAGAAAATCTACTCATCACGCCGCACGTGGCATGGGGTAGCCTGGAGGCTAGAAAGACGCTCATCGCAAAGATCGTCGCAAACATCGAAAATTTTATCAATGAGAGCAAGTAATGGGCTATGATATAAGCTATCACGCTATTAGCGAAGATGAAATTTCAAAGTGGTATTTTGAGGCACTTGAGCTTGCAAGGGCTGGTAAATTTGACGAGGTTTTAGCGCTTGCCAACAAGGCTGGCGTAGAGGAATTTTACGCGCAAAAGTACAAAGATACACTAAGTGCTGCACTGCAGTATAAAGACGATGAAATTTTTAACAAAACTCATGGCTTTTGTATCGCTGTTACTCAAGGATTTTTTAGAAAATATTTCTACACTCGGGGCACAGCACTAAGCTCTTTGGCCCGACAAAATGAGAAATTTAAAAACTATATCAGCAACTGGCGAGAAATTTTACCAAGCGAGTTTTTGGATAAATTTAGTGGCGAAATTTACAATGAGATCACCGAAAACTACTGCTGTGGCGCTTATGTAAACGCTAAAAACGTAGCTAAACTAAAGGCTGACTATGAAGCAGGTGGTGAGATAAAAGAGGCGATTGATGGCTTTTACGAGCAAAATTTACCTGCATTTTTAGATGCTCTAAACTACGCATGTGAGCTAGAAATAGGCCTGCTTGAGGCCACTGAGGTCGTGGAGCCAAATCCACTTGATCTAAACAAATCAAGCTCATATTCAAACCTCTCTAACTGCGATCCAAAGGGCGCTATCATCTACGCACAGACCGCGGTGCAGCAGATTGGCGAGGCAGTAAAGCAAGAAGAGACTGGCAAAAAGTCACTTTTTGAGAAGATCAAAGGGCTATTTAAATAAATTTGAAAGGATAAAAATGGCAACTGAGCATAGCTTTGATATAAGTGCTGAGGTCGATATGATGGAGGTTAAAAACGCTCTTGAGACGGCAAAAAAAGAGATCGCTGCGAGGTATGACTTTAAGGGGCTTGCGGCCGAGGTCGAGCTAAATGAAAAGGAGAAATTTATCACACTTCTTAGCTCAAGTGACAACAAGATCGACGCACTAAAGGATATAGTTATCTCAAAGCTCATCAAGCGCAACATACCACCAGTTGCGATCACAGAGACAAAAAGAGAGCCAGCAAGTGGTGGAAATTTAAAAGCTACGCTAAAACTAAACGACACGCTTGACGCTGAAAACTCAAA harbors:
- a CDS encoding efflux RND transporter permease subunit, coding for MFSRFFINRPIFATVISIIIVIAGFMGIKGLPIEEYPSLTPPTVSVSATYSGADAQTIADSVASTIEDQINGVENMLYMQSTSSSAGTMNISVYFKIGSSSKQATIDVNNRVQAALSRLPQEVQNMGVTVRERSGSILQVVGFTNPNMDLIELYNYVNLNIADEIKRVSGIGDTVLIGTKEYSMRIWLKPDRLAHFKLTPSDVISQVKIQNSQYAAGKIGEQPSDGGNPYVYSVRTDGRLKNAAQFGDIIIKSSDGSVLKLKDVATIELGAASYANDAMLNGKPAIPLLLFLQNDANALATANAVKEKLNELKKTYPVGLEHTIAYNPTEFIDVSIDEVIKTFIEAMVLVLIVMYFFLKSFRATIIPMLAVPVSIIGTFGGLYVMGFSINLITLFALVLAIGIVVDDAIIVIENVERILHEDKEISVKDATFKAMEEVQTPVISIVLVLCAVFVPVSFMEGFVGVIQKQFALTLVVSVCISGFVALTLTPALCAVMLKKQESKPFWIVQKFNDFFDFSTRLFTAGVAKILRHIIISFIVIGILGFATYKLFDAVPKGLVPSEDKGALMVITSLPPSTNMLKTKEEVVSISNAILSNPNVEFTMAFAGYDILASSLRENSAVSFIKLKDWSERKGANNGADTLAGQFNGMLWGSKNSMTFVVNLPPIMGLSMTGGFEMYLQNKSGKSYNEIEADARKVSAIANARPELTNVRTTLETNYRQFKITVDKEKAKLFGVSESEIFSTVAATFGSYYINDFNLAGKSYRVYARAEESFRNNPEDLRKIFVRSYDGGMVPLNSVATLTRTIGPDIVDRFNLFPSAKIMGDPKPGYTSGDAIRAIQEVVNDTLSSEDYAISWAGTAYQEVNSQGTGTVAFIFGMIFVFLILAAQYERWLIPLAVITAVPFAVFGSLLAVWIRGLTNDIYFEIGLLLLIGLAAKNAILIVEFAMQERDSGKSIFDSAINAARLRFRPIVMTSIAFTLGVFPMVISTGAGAASRHSLGTGVVGGMIASTTIAIFFVPMFYYLLENLNEKYWRKGAKKDEK
- a CDS encoding efflux RND transporter periplasmic adaptor subunit, giving the protein MANFKSALVLSVAVLFLSGCFENKENKAAAGRQMPLSHVDIFIAQKTDIPISFDYTATVASSQDVIIYPKVGGTIIKQFFKPGSKVKAGDKLFLIDPEKYQASFDSLDASVGVANANLKNAETEFKRISALYKKNAVSQKDYDAAVAAYDIANANLVSAKANLKNAKIDLGYTTIIAPFDGVVGDNQVDVGSLVIANQTKLVRLTKINPIEAEFYIADVDNLTRKTNLDNGSWQQLNSDAVLSVNGENFNGKVNFIDNVVNTATGSVLAKASFDNSEGKILPGAFGHIKMSGFVQKNAFNIPQVALQQSATNSYVLVVKDGKVSQKNVKTGYQTKNMVAVTEGLEDGDKIIVNNFLKIGVGAPVETDKDLSAEFINGKDVNATSSK
- a CDS encoding TetR/AcrR family transcriptional regulator C-terminal domain-containing protein, translated to MEEFLTKFATIIFSIVCSKRHISLGRIMMSEGSKNGGKLGKTFLDQILKKIDLVLINFFERDEVKAKLDSKFSAKFAAKYFIQSVIGAYYYDSLLINEEPKLSEKERKKHIGLCVELFLNGISKK
- the ccoG gene encoding cytochrome c oxidase accessory protein CcoG yields the protein MSKDFHLSYAKRRYIFFACITLFVFVLPFIRVNDAQLFLLSFDKSRVDLFFTKFDMQELYLLPFLFIILFLSIFFLTTLAGRVWCGWSCPQTIFRTIFRDLLQTKILKIRKNIQNKQNEPKGQILKRALAVGIWCVLALVISANFLWYFVPPLDFFAYLKEPSEHGVLLAFWLVIAIWLVYDVIILKENFCIYVCPYARVQSVMFDNDTIQVIYNQKRGGVIYNGKEKFKKPKEEGALCTGCEACVRVCPTHIDIRKGMQLECINCLECSDACAKVMKHFDESSLIEWRSINSIKEQKRVKILRFRTVAYLVILGIVLTAGALMSGKKESMLLNINRTSELYKILGENEVENSYVFLVQNTQNKEHAFYFEVDDKNIEISRPNKPFILKAGAKQRVIVTLKSKNENLSDKDLLKHINIKAYATDEPAISVQRQSTFIYPKR
- the rpsU gene encoding 30S ribosomal protein S21, which produces MPGIKVHPNESFDEGYRKFKKQTDRNLVVTEARARRFFEPKTEIRKKQKIAARKKMLKRLYMLRRYESRL
- a CDS encoding DNA-binding protein, coding for MQKLAINEAAEILGITKEAVYNRIRRGSINTVIENGIKFVILDEKPSSEKATKSAPKSTKIKSQNDEFVNYLLNELSELKSLNLNLQADKDRLFKEKEQMLIERKNEILQIYKDRDEKLMQFLNAMQRPLLAQKNDDMPNNEAIEAEIENESKWINLSEFLKELNLKPKATKKASEKIIKNIHRSKFIKFKRGVILVRRHKNLKELIGEI
- a CDS encoding UPF0323 family lipoprotein, giving the protein MKHIKKIATYAAVGGFGAIVMAGLAGCGSNNGGDENALNEVAQKNGAFVIIEESAPGVYKILEEYPSTETRVVLKDINGTERVLSKDEIDKLLAQANANIDNGTSNLTKTSDAQLSSGSLSLGETILASAAGAILGSWIGSKLFGNQNFQATRQNSYKNPSAYTRSVDSFNKQKAANSAARSSGGKSGFFGGGSKSSSSSSSFGG
- a CDS encoding glutathionylspermidine synthase family protein, which translates into the protein MINLRKITPLNNEFMEKIGFAWHTDNDNSSYIADEIVQVKASEADAYYEAANELYDMYVNAAQYVIDNNLFHEIGIPFNLVDSIKKSWENDVHWHLYGRFDLAGGLDGKPIKLIEFNADTPTAVFETAIIQWAMLKLNHMDEAEQFNNLYEALKQNFKRLITLGDDNVNFEDVYEGWGILFSSIAGSIEDEQTVKLLQYIAKEAGFKTDFAYVDEVVFNDDEGIFKGDENFEYWFKLVPWESIAIDEGELALILSNIIKNQKAIIINPAYTLLFQSKGILKILWDLYPNHPLLLETSNEPLKGKKYVKKPVFGREGANVSIHDENGAQIASNDGEYDSNKAIYQEFYEFNQDERGDNYQAGVFYAYEACALGYRKGGKILDNYSKFVGHFIKD
- a CDS encoding D-2-hydroxyacid dehydrogenase, coding for MKIVCLDAATLGENVDLSVFKKFGEFISYQKTKSEEIVPRLKGVDVVITNKVIIDKAVMEATNLKLICISATGMNNVDLEHAKAKNIAVRNVAGYSTASVVQHTFAMLFELTNHIKFYDEYVKSGEWVKSEIFTYLGADISEIAGKEFGIIGLGEIGRGVAVVARAFGANVSYYSTSGANKNSEFAQKSLDELLRSSDIISIHAPLNEKTRNLLGTNEINLLKDDAIVLNLGRGGIVDEAAMARAIDERNLRFGTDVLESEPMSKNSPFLNVKNKENLLITPHVAWGSLEARKTLIAKIVANIENFINESK
- a CDS encoding YajQ family cyclic di-GMP-binding protein, producing MATEHSFDISAEVDMMEVKNALETAKKEIAARYDFKGLAAEVELNEKEKFITLLSSSDNKIDALKDIVISKLIKRNIPPVAITETKREPASGGNLKATLKLNDTLDAENSKKITKAIKDSKIKVSAQIRGEEIRVISKSIDDLQECIKLVRGLNLELPISFKNLK